One Streptomyces sp. P9-A2 DNA window includes the following coding sequences:
- the nagA gene encoding N-acetylglucosamine-6-phosphate deacetylase has protein sequence MAPTKVLTGARVVLPTGTVDNGRVTVEGTRIVATAPANATPEAPAIASPGAPGNAVETLDLTGHWLVPGFVDLHNHGGGGASFPSGTVDEVLKGIHTHRLHGTTTLVASTVTGDMDVLVRRAGLLAELAEQGDIAGIHFEGPFISPCRKGAHSEELLRDPDPAEVRKLIDAAHGRAKMVTLATELPGGLDSVRLLAEHGVIAAVGHTDATYEQTVAAIDAGATVATHLFNAMPALGHRAPGPITALLEDERVTVELINDGTHLHPAALQLAFHHAGPGRVAFVTDAMDAAGFGDGRYLLGPLEVEVADGVARLVEGGSIAGSTLTLDRALKRAVTVDGLPVEHAVAALSTNPARLLGMDDRIGSLEPGKDADLVVLDADFTLKGVMRRGEWVVAPQLG, from the coding sequence ATGGCCCCCACCAAGGTTCTCACCGGTGCCCGGGTGGTCCTGCCCACCGGGACCGTGGACAACGGCCGTGTGACCGTGGAGGGCACCCGGATCGTCGCCACGGCCCCCGCGAACGCCACCCCCGAGGCCCCCGCGATCGCCTCCCCCGGCGCTCCCGGGAACGCCGTCGAGACGCTCGACCTGACCGGGCACTGGCTGGTGCCCGGCTTCGTCGACCTCCACAACCACGGCGGCGGCGGCGCGTCCTTCCCCTCCGGGACCGTCGACGAGGTCCTCAAGGGCATCCACACCCACCGCCTGCACGGCACCACCACCCTGGTCGCCTCGACCGTCACCGGCGACATGGACGTCCTCGTCCGGCGCGCGGGCCTGCTGGCGGAACTGGCCGAGCAGGGCGACATCGCCGGCATCCACTTCGAGGGCCCGTTCATCTCGCCGTGCCGCAAGGGCGCGCACTCCGAGGAACTGCTGCGCGACCCCGACCCGGCGGAGGTCCGCAAACTGATCGACGCCGCCCACGGCCGGGCGAAGATGGTCACCCTCGCCACCGAACTGCCCGGCGGCCTCGACTCCGTACGCCTGCTCGCCGAACACGGCGTGATCGCGGCCGTCGGCCACACCGACGCGACGTACGAGCAGACCGTGGCGGCCATCGACGCGGGCGCCACGGTCGCCACCCACCTGTTCAACGCGATGCCGGCGCTCGGCCACCGCGCCCCCGGCCCGATCACCGCCCTGCTGGAGGACGAGCGGGTCACGGTCGAGCTGATCAACGACGGCACCCATCTACACCCGGCCGCCCTCCAGTTGGCGTTCCACCACGCGGGCCCCGGACGGGTGGCGTTCGTCACGGACGCGATGGACGCGGCCGGCTTCGGCGACGGCCGCTACCTGCTCGGCCCGCTGGAGGTCGAGGTCGCCGACGGCGTGGCCCGGCTGGTGGAGGGCGGCTCCATCGCGGGATCGACGCTCACCCTGGACCGTGCCCTCAAGCGGGCGGTGACCGTCGACGGGCTGCCCGTCGAGCACGCGGTCGCGGCCCTGTCCACCAACCCGGCCCGGCTGCTGGGCATGGACGACAGGATCGGCTCCCTGGAACCCGGGAAGGACGCCGACCTGGTGGTCCTCGACGCGGACTTCACCCTCAAGGGCGTGATGCGCCGGGGTGAATGGGTGGTAGCTCCCCAACTGGGCTGA
- a CDS encoding 1-phosphofructokinase family hexose kinase: protein MILTVTLNTALDITHRVPALRPGASHRVTEVTERPGGKGVNVARVLAALGHEVTVTGFTGGTTGRLLREGLTAIPGLTDALLPVSGTTRRTLAVVDERSGTTTQLNEPGPVVSHAEWHAFQEVYEDLLDGVSAVALCGSLPPGVPVGAYAGLVRTARAAKVPVLLDTSGSPLRRGIAGRPDILKPNAEELAELTGSHEPLTATQDARRRGAGAVVASLGPDGLLAVTPQGHWRAAPPARLRGNPTGAGDSLVAGLLSGLVEHLPWPERLARAAALSAATVLAPTAGEFDRETYENLLRRTVVTSEAEAA, encoded by the coding sequence GTGATCCTCACCGTCACACTGAACACCGCTCTCGACATCACCCATCGCGTGCCCGCCCTGCGTCCGGGCGCCTCCCACCGGGTCACCGAGGTGACCGAACGCCCCGGCGGCAAGGGCGTCAACGTGGCCAGGGTGCTCGCCGCCCTGGGCCACGAGGTGACGGTCACCGGCTTCACCGGCGGCACCACCGGACGGCTCCTGCGTGAGGGGCTCACCGCGATACCGGGCCTGACGGACGCGCTGCTCCCGGTGTCCGGCACGACCCGGCGCACCCTGGCCGTGGTCGACGAACGCTCCGGCACCACCACTCAGCTCAACGAGCCCGGCCCGGTCGTATCCCACGCCGAGTGGCACGCCTTCCAGGAGGTCTACGAGGATCTGCTGGACGGCGTCTCGGCGGTGGCCCTGTGCGGCAGCCTGCCCCCGGGCGTCCCGGTCGGCGCCTACGCCGGGCTGGTCCGCACCGCCCGCGCCGCCAAGGTCCCCGTCCTCCTCGACACCAGCGGGTCACCACTGCGCCGCGGCATCGCCGGACGCCCCGACATCCTCAAGCCGAACGCCGAGGAACTGGCTGAACTCACCGGCTCCCACGAGCCGTTGACCGCCACCCAGGACGCCCGCCGACGCGGCGCCGGCGCGGTGGTCGCTTCCCTGGGCCCGGACGGGCTGCTCGCGGTGACCCCTCAGGGCCACTGGCGCGCCGCGCCGCCGGCCCGTCTGCGCGGCAACCCCACCGGCGCCGGCGACTCCCTGGTCGCGGGCCTGCTCTCGGGCCTGGTGGAACACCTGCCGTGGCCGGAACGCCTCGCCCGGGCGGCGGCCCTGTCGGCGGCGACCGTACTGGCCCCGACAGCGGGCGAGTTCGACCGCGAGACCTACGAGAACCTGTTGCGGCGCACCGTGGTCACGAGCGAGGCCGAGGCGGCGTAG
- a CDS encoding carbohydrate-binding protein, which produces MTSGNNGANTPEDDDPFGYLYADGQANGAQPPSGGYGYPNSVNRVRPVGTRQYGQQGPAAQAPQQGTHGRPNANYAAPETLPGAAPTVSSQLPGGRGGHGGGGRGRGPNTKGLLIGAVAVVAAVVIGISVAMLSGDDDKNDKSGNQADASPTQSQTTTEPSPSASGDDKEEEAAELPTIDAKALRLGGGAALAQDVEGAQSDGGTYVTNLNQPGSTVTWTVDGIPKDGDYTVFVRYSTTDEPQSMTLTVNGKEFGNKLNMDNWAHAKDGDFSKGWTKTYAWPALNKGTNTISVSCNDGDKCNVLLDQLWLKEGRVKE; this is translated from the coding sequence ATGACGTCCGGCAACAACGGCGCAAACACGCCCGAGGACGACGACCCGTTCGGCTACCTCTACGCCGACGGTCAGGCCAACGGAGCCCAGCCGCCGTCCGGGGGCTACGGCTACCCGAACTCGGTCAACCGGGTGCGGCCGGTCGGCACGCGTCAGTACGGCCAGCAGGGCCCCGCGGCGCAGGCGCCGCAGCAGGGAACGCACGGCCGGCCGAACGCGAACTACGCGGCACCGGAGACACTGCCCGGCGCCGCACCCACCGTCTCCTCGCAGCTTCCGGGCGGCCGTGGTGGTCACGGCGGCGGTGGCCGGGGCCGCGGCCCGAACACCAAGGGCCTGCTCATCGGCGCCGTCGCGGTGGTCGCCGCGGTGGTCATCGGCATCAGCGTGGCCATGCTCAGCGGCGACGACGACAAGAACGACAAGAGCGGCAACCAGGCCGACGCGTCCCCGACCCAGTCCCAGACCACCACCGAACCGAGCCCCTCGGCGAGCGGTGACGACAAGGAAGAGGAAGCGGCCGAGCTGCCGACGATCGATGCCAAGGCGCTGCGTCTGGGCGGCGGCGCGGCCCTGGCGCAGGACGTCGAGGGCGCGCAGTCCGACGGCGGCACCTACGTGACGAACCTCAACCAGCCGGGTTCCACGGTCACCTGGACGGTCGACGGCATCCCGAAGGACGGTGACTACACCGTCTTCGTGCGCTACAGCACCACCGACGAGCCCCAGTCGATGACGCTCACCGTCAACGGCAAGGAGTTCGGCAACAAGCTGAACATGGACAACTGGGCCCACGCCAAGGACGGCGACTTCTCCAAGGGCTGGACCAAGACCTACGCATGGCCCGCCCTCAACAAGGGCACCAACACGATCTCGGTCTCCTGCAACGACGGCGACAAGTGCAACGTCCTGCTGGACCAGCTGTGGCTGAAGGAAGGCCGGGTCAAGGAGTAG
- the cdgB gene encoding diguanylate cyclase CdgB, producing the protein METESEPYVRLASLRQLHQGMADMNTARSLADTLQTVADGAVHALGYELACVNLVRPDGDLVVAALSGNAAAESLITGRVGSRESWERRLAMGETWGDLIFIPHTEGWVLDDDDVPQWYTDGPPPRFEDEWHPSDRLFAPMYAPGPQGGGAGELVGVLSVDRPRNGRLPGAWGREALQMYAFQAAIAISNARLRSNMQRALVRLEREQQALRASEESFRQAFEYAPSGMAVAEMGGDQHGRVLRTNDALCRLLGRPASAMRRYSFSDLVHPEDIGTLLRTSAEGGRAELRLARRDGTYVWVSLRNSVVADAADGPRFLLTHVEDIEERKRRELHLAHRASHDSLTGLPNSAELRARLSARLCRKRPSILPAAVDEAMAAFESFDSQDAGYGPPAFGPPAFDRGHDFDFPPEAEGFEGYDHHVHAIAPDEDQDDGAKGLAVLFCDLDGFKSINDRFGHNAGDAVLIEVARRLGDGVRDGDTVARLGGDEFVILADGLGRADAQDLAVRLRNEIIQPIRAEGRAVRVGASFGIGWAHCGMTADEVLKSADERMYIEKRSRPKQHRRAG; encoded by the coding sequence ATGGAGACCGAGTCGGAGCCCTATGTCCGTCTTGCTTCCCTGCGGCAACTGCACCAGGGCATGGCCGACATGAACACGGCCCGCAGTCTGGCCGACACCCTCCAGACCGTCGCCGACGGCGCCGTCCACGCCCTGGGGTACGAACTGGCCTGCGTCAACCTCGTGCGCCCCGACGGTGACCTGGTCGTGGCCGCCCTCTCGGGCAACGCGGCCGCCGAGTCCCTCATCACCGGCCGGGTCGGTTCGCGCGAGTCCTGGGAGCGCCGCCTCGCCATGGGCGAGACCTGGGGCGACCTGATCTTCATACCGCACACCGAGGGCTGGGTCCTCGACGACGACGACGTCCCGCAGTGGTACACCGACGGGCCCCCGCCCCGCTTCGAGGACGAGTGGCACCCCTCCGACCGGCTCTTCGCCCCGATGTACGCCCCCGGCCCGCAGGGCGGCGGAGCCGGCGAACTGGTCGGCGTGCTCTCCGTGGACCGCCCGCGCAACGGCCGGCTGCCCGGCGCCTGGGGCCGCGAAGCGCTCCAGATGTACGCCTTCCAGGCCGCCATCGCGATCAGCAACGCCCGGCTGCGCTCCAACATGCAGCGCGCCCTGGTCCGCCTGGAGCGCGAGCAGCAGGCCCTGCGCGCCAGCGAGGAGAGTTTCCGGCAGGCCTTCGAGTACGCCCCGTCCGGCATGGCCGTCGCGGAGATGGGCGGCGACCAGCACGGCCGCGTCCTGCGCACCAACGACGCGCTGTGCCGGCTGCTCGGCCGCCCCGCCTCCGCGATGCGCCGCTACTCCTTCTCCGACCTCGTGCACCCCGAGGACATCGGCACGCTGCTGCGGACCTCCGCCGAGGGCGGCCGCGCCGAGCTGCGGCTGGCCCGCCGGGACGGCACCTACGTATGGGTGTCCCTGCGCAACTCCGTGGTCGCCGACGCGGCCGACGGGCCGCGCTTCCTGCTCACCCACGTCGAGGACATCGAGGAGCGCAAGCGCCGCGAGTTGCACCTCGCCCACCGCGCCTCCCACGACTCCCTCACCGGTCTGCCGAACTCCGCGGAGCTGCGCGCCCGGCTCTCCGCACGCCTGTGCCGGAAGCGCCCGTCGATACTGCCCGCCGCCGTGGACGAAGCCATGGCCGCCTTCGAGTCCTTCGACTCCCAGGACGCCGGCTACGGCCCGCCCGCCTTCGGCCCGCCCGCCTTCGACCGCGGCCACGATTTCGACTTCCCGCCCGAGGCCGAGGGGTTCGAGGGGTACGACCATCATGTGCACGCCATCGCCCCCGACGAGGACCAGGACGACGGCGCCAAGGGCCTCGCGGTGCTCTTCTGCGACCTCGACGGCTTCAAGTCGATCAACGACCGGTTCGGGCACAACGCGGGCGACGCGGTGCTCATCGAGGTCGCCCGCCGGCTCGGCGACGGCGTCCGGGACGGCGACACCGTCGCCCGGCTCGGCGGCGACGAGTTCGTGATCCTCGCCGACGGGCTCGGCCGGGCCGACGCCCAGGACCTCGCCGTACGGCTGCGCAACGAGATCATCCAGCCCATCCGGGCCGAGGGCCGGGCCGTGCGGGTCGGCGCCAGCTTCGGCATCGGGTGGGCCCACTGCGGCATGACGGCGGACGAAGTGCTGAAGTCGGCCGACGAGCGGATGTACATCGAGAAACGATCTCGTCCCAAACAGCATCGGCGGGCGGGATGA